One Rhizobium favelukesii DNA segment encodes these proteins:
- a CDS encoding CrpP-related protein — MTIEELIDLQEAGSRARVLGLKAHENPYLAAHRMPAGDTSALGDWLARHDAWKFGWEAEDASREGRIAEHFRELISAQRRALDA; from the coding sequence ATGACGATTGAAGAGCTGATCGATTTACAGGAAGCAGGCTCAAGGGCACGGGTGCTCGGCCTGAAGGCTCACGAGAACCCATACCTCGCCGCCCATAGGATGCCTGCTGGTGATACCAGCGCCCTCGGGGATTGGCTTGCGCGTCACGACGCGTGGAAGTTCGGTTGGGAAGCGGAGGACGCTAGCCGCGAAGGTAGGATTGCTGAGCACTTCAGGGAACTGATCTCTGCCCAACGACGTGCGCTCGATGCGTAA